One window of Verrucomicrobiota bacterium genomic DNA carries:
- a CDS encoding GDP-mannose 4,6-dehydratase, with amino-acid sequence MKICVTGAAGFIGSNLTEKLLADGHEVIGIDCFNTFYPPETKRRNLLQAHASKAFTLLEVDITDADKLQTALAAHPPEAIIHLAARAGVRPSIEEPAL; translated from the coding sequence ATGAAAATTTGTGTTACTGGTGCAGCCGGATTCATCGGCTCGAATCTCACGGAGAAACTCCTCGCTGACGGCCATGAAGTCATTGGGATCGATTGTTTTAATACTTTCTACCCTCCTGAAACCAAACGCCGCAATTTGCTCCAGGCCCACGCCTCAAAAGCCTTTACCCTCCTGGAGGTCGATATTACTGATGCGGATAAACTACAAACCGCCCTCGCCGCCCATCCACCCGAAGCCATCATTCACCTCGCTGCCCGCGCGGGAGTCCGCCCTTCTATCGAGGAACCCGCCCT